A stretch of DNA from candidate division WOR-3 bacterium:
CAGGGCGGTGCGAGGTGCGGCAATCCGTTCAATCGCCGGTTCGTCCGCGAGGTTGAGAAAGAGCACCGTACGTTCAATCGCACCGGACTCGGTAAAGCTTTGAATGAAGAACTGCGCTTCTTCGAGTGTGATTCCCATCGCCGCGAAGACGACTGCAAATGTCGTACGGCTGGGAGTATCGGAGTCTGAGATTCCGAGTACGGTCGCTTGCCGGACAATCTGGGCCGCGAGCCGGTTGTGGGGGAGACCGGACCCAGAGAATATCGGCAGCTTTTGTCCGCGCACCAGAGTGTTCAAGCCGTCAATTGCTGAGATTCCGGTCTGGATGAATTCGTTAGGGTATTCGCGGGCGCATGGGTTGATGGGCGCACCGTTGATGTCGCGTTGTTCCTCCGGGATGATTTCCGGGCCGGAGTCGCGAGGTCGGCCCAGTCCGTCGAATACCCGGCCCATGATGTCCGGTGATAGTCCAACGGTGATGCCGCGTCCCAGAAATCGGACCCGGGTCCGCGGTACGCTGATGCCTGAGCTTCCTTCGAATACCTGCACGAGCGCACGGTCATGGTCCACTTCGAGCACTTGCCCTCGACGCGTCAGTCCGGCAGACTCACGACCGTCCGGGTCGGCAGTACGAATTTCGACCAGCTCCTGATATTTGACCCCTTCAACGCCTTCTACCAGCAGGAGTGGACCGGCAACCGATACGACCGTCTGATACTCTTTAATCATTTTTCTGTATTTCCCGCGGTCGGCTCCCTGGCCGCTGCCTCCTGTGCGCCGGTTTCGGGGCTGACCTGGCCAGTAAGTTCGCGGACTAGTTGCTCGCGAACCGCAGCGATTGCGGTCTCGGCCTCATGTTCGGAGAGGAATTTCATCCGTGCAATCCTGTCGCGCACCGGCAGGCGTTCAATTGTGGCAATGTCAACGCCCCGGGCCAGGACCGTCTGGGCAAGGCGGTAGAATTCCAGAATCACTGTCAGCATTCGGGCCTGCTTTGGCAGCGAAGTGTAGGTGTCCGTCTCGTGGAATGCGTTCTGATGCAGGAAGTCTTCACGCAGCGACCGGGCCGTTTCCATTACCAGCCGGTCGGCAGCGGAGAGTGCGTCTTTGCCCACCAGCCGGACAATTTCTTCAAGTTCGGCTTCCTTGGACAATAGCGCCATCGCCTGTTGTGCATCAGCAGTGAACTCTTCGGAGGCCATCTTGGCAAACGCCGGCGCAAGTGATTCGGCGTACAGTGAGTAAGAATTGAGCCATGAAATGGCGGGGAAATGCCGTCGGAATGCCAATTTATCTTCAAGCGACCAGAATACTTTGACCACGCGGAGCGTTGCCTGTACCACCGGGTCATTCAGGTCACCGCCTGGCGGCGAGACTGAGCCTACCACCGAAAGTGCCCCTTCGCGGCCCGCTCCACCGGACGTCGGACGCCCGGAGTCCGGAGCAACCCCGGAAGGCCCGACCTGAACCGAAACAGACCCGGAATCGGGTTTCAAGGGCGGAGCCCCTGATTCCCCGCACAAGGCGCCGGGCTTGGCCGACTTGTCGAGCCCGTCTGATCCAAGACACACAACCCGGCCCGCACGTTCGTAGAACTCGGCAATTCGCGAAGCAAGATAGGCTGGATAGCCTTCTTCCCCGGGCATTTCTTCGAGCCGACCGGAAATCTCCCGCATTGCCTCGGCCCAGCGCGATGTCGAGTCGGCCTGAAGCGCAACCGAATAGCCCATATCCCGGAAATACTCTCCGATTGTGATGCCGGTGTAGACCGAAGCTTCGCGTGCTGCGACCGGCATATTTGACGTGTTCGCAACTAGCACGGTGCGTTTCATGAGCGGCTCGCCTGACTTCGGGTCTTTCAGTTCGGGGAACTCCATGAGTACGTCGGTCATCTCGTTTCCCCGCTCACCACAGCCAACGAAAACGATAATTTCAGCGTCCGACCACTTCGCAAACTGATGCTGGATTACCGTCTTACCGGAGCCGAACGGTCCGGGTACGCAAGCGGTCCCACCCTTTGCCAGCGGAAAGAAGGTGTCAATGACCCGCTGCCCGGTTACCAGTGGCGCATCCGGCTGTAACCGCGCCTTCACCGGTCGTGGTCGCCGCACTGGCCAGCGCTGAACCATCGTCAACCGGATCTCTTCTCCGCCTTTTCCGCGCAGGATACAGATTGTCTCCTCGACCGTAAACTCGCCGGTCCTGATGTCAATAATCTCACCCGAGACTTCGGGCGGCACCATAATTCGGTGTTCGACGAGGACTGTTTCTTGGACCGTGCCGAGGATGTCGCCCGGGCCAACCTTATCCCCCTTGTGGCGCAGTGCCTGGAAGCCCCACTTCCGCTTCCGATCCAAGGCCGGGGCTTCGACGCCACGGGAAAGAAAGTCGCCGGACTTCAAGCGCAGTACGTCCAGGGGCCGCTGGATGCCGTCGTAGATTGACGATATGAGACCCGGGCCGAGTTCGACCGACAGGGGTTCGAAAGTCGGATAAACCGGGTCCCCGGGGCCGATACCGCCGGTTTCCTCATATACCTGCACAGATGCTCGGTCGCCAGTAAGGTCAATGACTTCACCCAGAAGACGCACTGTCCCGACTCGCACGACGTCATACATCTTTGAACCGGACATGCCAGCAGCCACAACGAGCGGGCCGGAAACCTTGACCACTCTGCCAACTGAAGCCGACTGCTCTTCCCTCATTTCGTCCTCGAAGCGTCGGGCGTCTGTCCAAACACATCTGCGCCCACTGCCATTCGAACTACGTTTTTGAGCCGTTCCACCGTCGGGTCGTCAATCCCTGAGGGAAGCGCGACGATACATGGCACCGCAGCCTTTCGGTATTTTTCCAGAACCTGACCGATCGAGTTGAACAGGTCGGCGGTGAAGAATATCACCCGGAAACCCCGGGCCACAAGGCGCTCAACCACAGCCGCCGCTCCCGGCCCGGGTTCGGCAGGGAATACGGCAAGCCCGGCAGCCCGGAATGCTGCCACTGCGTTTTCCTCGCCGACAACAGCCACCGGCCCGATATCAGTATCAGCCGACCGGCTGCTGCCCAACTCATCCTCTCCAGAAAGATCAGCAGGGAAGTGGCTAGCCTCAAAGTGGCTGGTCTTCATGTTTTTCCTATTCAGTCAACATAGGCGATGAGCTCCCGGCATTCCTGTTCCGTAGCGCCGGCAGCTTTGGCAGCGAACAATTGTCTGAGGTTCGTGATCTCATTTTCGCGGAAGAGGTAGTAGCTGACCAGCGGCTCGTACCCGAAGGTGGCGTACCGGGCAAG
This window harbors:
- a CDS encoding V-type ATP synthase subunit A — protein: MREEQSASVGRVVKVSGPLVVAAGMSGSKMYDVVRVGTVRLLGEVIDLTGDRASVQVYEETGGIGPGDPVYPTFEPLSVELGPGLISSIYDGIQRPLDVLRLKSGDFLSRGVEAPALDRKRKWGFQALRHKGDKVGPGDILGTVQETVLVEHRIMVPPEVSGEIIDIRTGEFTVEETICILRGKGGEEIRLTMVQRWPVRRPRPVKARLQPDAPLVTGQRVIDTFFPLAKGGTACVPGPFGSGKTVIQHQFAKWSDAEIIVFVGCGERGNEMTDVLMEFPELKDPKSGEPLMKRTVLVANTSNMPVAAREASVYTGITIGEYFRDMGYSVALQADSTSRWAEAMREISGRLEEMPGEEGYPAYLASRIAEFYERAGRVVCLGSDGLDKSAKPGALCGESGAPPLKPDSGSVSVQVGPSGVAPDSGRPTSGGAGREGALSVVGSVSPPGGDLNDPVVQATLRVVKVFWSLEDKLAFRRHFPAISWLNSYSLYAESLAPAFAKMASEEFTADAQQAMALLSKEAELEEIVRLVGKDALSAADRLVMETARSLREDFLHQNAFHETDTYTSLPKQARMLTVILEFYRLAQTVLARGVDIATIERLPVRDRIARMKFLSEHEAETAIAAVREQLVRELTGQVSPETGAQEAAAREPTAGNTEK
- a CDS encoding V-type ATP synthase subunit F, which translates into the protein MKTSHFEASHFPADLSGEDELGSSRSADTDIGPVAVVGEENAVAAFRAAGLAVFPAEPGPGAAAVVERLVARGFRVIFFTADLFNSIGQVLEKYRKAAVPCIVALPSGIDDPTVERLKNVVRMAVGADVFGQTPDASRTK